A portion of the Pseudomonas koreensis genome contains these proteins:
- a CDS encoding LysR family transcriptional regulator: MNLKFLETFVWVARLKSFRLTADKLFTTQASISSRIAVLEGELGVKLFLRDSRGVSLTPEGLKVLDYAEQMLDTMAALKQSIETRSSKVGRVRIGVMDTVIHTWLSPLVAQMTDLYPRVEIELVADTALNLCDQLQKGFLDLVLQTDLVRHESVRSLELASHPLGWIVASSSIYNRDYADLAELAQERIITYSKNSRPHQDIVALMQANGVLAPRLNCVNSVSAITRLLRDGFGIGALPPVLVAEELARGELTLLDIEQRPGDLPVVVSWRVGVEWVEEMVTLCQQVLEEYAQKVGKNYISLTA; encoded by the coding sequence ATGAACCTGAAGTTTCTCGAGACCTTTGTCTGGGTCGCGCGCCTGAAGAGTTTTCGCCTGACCGCCGATAAGCTGTTCACCACTCAGGCGTCGATTTCCAGCCGCATCGCCGTGCTCGAAGGCGAGCTGGGCGTGAAGCTGTTTCTGCGCGACTCACGCGGCGTGAGTCTGACCCCGGAAGGCCTGAAGGTGCTCGATTATGCCGAACAGATGCTCGACACCATGGCGGCGCTGAAACAATCGATCGAGACCCGTTCGAGCAAGGTCGGCCGGGTGCGGATCGGCGTGATGGACACGGTGATTCATACCTGGCTGAGCCCGCTGGTGGCGCAGATGACCGATCTCTACCCACGGGTGGAAATCGAACTGGTCGCGGATACCGCACTGAATCTCTGTGATCAGCTGCAAAAAGGCTTCCTCGATCTGGTGCTGCAAACCGATCTGGTCCGGCATGAAAGCGTGCGCAGTCTGGAGCTGGCCAGCCATCCGCTGGGCTGGATCGTCGCCAGCAGCTCGATTTACAACCGCGACTACGCCGATCTCGCCGAACTGGCGCAGGAGCGGATCATCACCTACTCGAAAAACTCACGACCGCATCAGGACATTGTGGCGCTGATGCAGGCGAACGGCGTGTTGGCGCCACGCTTGAATTGCGTGAACTCGGTGTCAGCGATCACCCGGTTGTTGCGTGACGGTTTCGGAATCGGCGCCCTGCCGCCGGTGCTGGTGGCCGAGGAACTGGCGCGTGGAGAGTTGACCTTGCTCGACATCGAGCAGCGTCCGGGGGATCTGCCGGTGGTGGTGTCGTGGCGGGTCGGAGTGGAGTGGGTCGAGGAGATGGTGACGTTGTGTCAGCAGGTGCTTGAAGAGTACGCGCAGAAAGTCGGCAAAAATTACATTTCCCTTACGGCATGA
- a CDS encoding DUF748 domain-containing protein, protein MKRRYSWPLWTLAGVVVLLVALHFALPYLVRDYLNDKLADMGDYRGQITDVDLALWRGAYKINGLKIVKVDGKVPVPFVDAPLIDLSVSWHSLWYDHAVVAQVQFLNPEINFVDGGPNKQNSQTGQGTDWREQLGKLLPITLDEVQINDGRITFRNFNSKPPVNMNASNVNASIYNLTNVVDKEGKRDARFEGKALLLGHAPLETTATFDPLSNFEDFEFRLRARDIELKRMNDFASAYGKFDFNAGHGDVVIEAKAEKARLTGYIKPLLRDVDVFNWQQDVENKNKGLFRSVWEALVGGTETVLKNQNKNQFATRVQLSGNVHQQNVNAFEAFLQILRNGFIQAFNARYERPKPDEG, encoded by the coding sequence ATGAAACGTCGTTACAGCTGGCCGCTCTGGACCCTGGCGGGTGTCGTGGTGCTGCTGGTCGCCCTGCATTTCGCCCTGCCCTATCTGGTTCGCGACTACCTCAATGACAAGCTCGCGGACATGGGCGATTACCGTGGCCAGATCACCGATGTCGACCTCGCGCTGTGGCGCGGCGCCTACAAAATCAATGGTCTGAAAATCGTCAAGGTCGACGGCAAGGTACCGGTGCCGTTCGTCGATGCGCCGTTGATCGACCTGTCGGTGAGCTGGCACTCGCTGTGGTACGACCATGCCGTGGTCGCCCAGGTGCAATTCCTCAATCCGGAAATCAATTTCGTCGACGGTGGCCCCAACAAACAGAACTCGCAGACCGGTCAGGGCACCGACTGGCGAGAACAACTCGGCAAGCTGCTGCCGATCACCCTCGATGAGGTGCAGATCAACGACGGCCGTATCACGTTCCGCAACTTCAATTCCAAGCCGCCGGTAAACATGAATGCCAGCAACGTCAACGCCAGCATCTATAACCTGACCAACGTGGTCGACAAGGAAGGCAAACGCGACGCCCGCTTCGAAGGCAAGGCGCTCCTGCTGGGCCACGCGCCACTGGAAACCACCGCCACCTTCGATCCGCTGAGCAACTTCGAAGACTTCGAATTCCGCCTGCGTGCCCGCGACATCGAGCTCAAACGCATGAACGACTTCGCCTCGGCCTACGGCAAATTCGACTTCAACGCTGGTCACGGCGATGTGGTCATCGAAGCCAAGGCAGAAAAAGCCCGGCTCACCGGCTACATCAAACCTCTGCTGCGCGATGTCGATGTTTTCAATTGGCAGCAGGACGTCGAAAACAAAAACAAAGGCCTGTTCCGCTCGGTCTGGGAAGCACTGGTCGGCGGCACCGAGACCGTTCTGAAAAACCAGAACAAAAACCAGTTCGCCACCCGGGTCCAACTCAGTGGCAATGTGCACCAGCAGAACGTCAACGCGTTCGAGGCGTTTTTGCAGATTTTGCGCAACGGGTTTATCCAGGCCTTCAATGCGCGGTATGAAAGGCCGAAGCCGGATGAGGGTTAA
- a CDS encoding vWA domain-containing protein encodes MLLNLFNEMRAAKVPVSVRELLDLINALKQRVTFADMDEFYYLSRAILVKDERHFDKFDRAFGAYFNGLEKLDDHLQALIPEDWLRKEFERSLTDEERAQIQSLGGLDKLIEEFKKRLEEQKERHAGGNKWIGTGGTSPFGSGGFNPEGIRVGDAGKRQGKAVKVWDQREYKNLDDSVELGTRNIKVALRRLRKFARQGAAEELDIDGTIDHTAKDAGLLNIQMRPERRNTVKLLLLFDIGGSMDAHVKICEELFSACKTEFKHLEYFYFHNFIYESVWKNNMRRTSERTSTQDLLHKYGADYKVIFIGDAAMAPYEITQAGGSVEHWNEEPGYVWMQRFMEKYKKLIWINPYPKDTWGYTSSTNIVRDLIEDQMYPLTLRGLEEGMRFLSK; translated from the coding sequence ATGCTGCTCAACCTGTTCAATGAAATGCGTGCAGCCAAGGTGCCGGTGTCGGTGCGTGAGCTGCTCGACCTGATCAACGCGCTGAAACAGCGCGTGACCTTCGCCGACATGGACGAGTTCTATTACTTGTCACGGGCGATTCTGGTGAAGGACGAACGCCATTTCGACAAGTTCGACCGGGCGTTCGGCGCTTACTTCAATGGCCTGGAGAAACTCGACGACCACTTGCAGGCGCTGATTCCCGAAGACTGGCTGCGCAAGGAGTTCGAGCGCTCGCTGACTGACGAAGAACGCGCGCAGATCCAGTCCCTTGGCGGGCTGGACAAGCTCATCGAAGAATTCAAGAAGCGTCTGGAAGAACAGAAGGAACGTCACGCCGGCGGCAACAAATGGATCGGCACCGGCGGCACCAGCCCGTTCGGCTCCGGCGGTTTCAACCCGGAAGGCATCCGCGTTGGCGATGCCGGCAAGCGTCAGGGCAAGGCAGTCAAGGTCTGGGATCAGCGCGAGTACAAGAACCTCGACGATTCGGTGGAACTGGGCACGCGCAACATCAAGGTCGCCCTGCGTCGTCTGCGCAAGTTTGCGCGACAAGGTGCGGCGGAAGAGCTCGACATCGACGGTACCATCGACCACACCGCCAAGGACGCCGGCCTGCTGAATATCCAGATGCGCCCGGAACGGCGCAACACGGTGAAGCTGCTGCTGTTGTTCGACATCGGCGGTTCGATGGACGCGCACGTAAAGATCTGTGAGGAGTTGTTCTCGGCCTGCAAGACCGAGTTCAAGCATCTGGAATATTTCTACTTCCACAACTTCATTTATGAATCGGTGTGGAAGAACAACATGCGCCGCACTTCCGAGCGCACCTCGACCCAGGATCTGTTGCACAAATACGGCGCCGACTACAAGGTGATCTTCATCGGTGACGCCGCCATGGCGCCGTACGAAATCACCCAGGCCGGCGGCAGTGTCGAGCACTGGAACGAAGAACCGGGCTACGTGTGGATGCAGCGTTTCATGGAGAAGTACAAAAAGCTCATCTGGATCAACCCGTACCCGAAGGACACCTGGGGCTATACCTCGTCGACCAATATCGTGCGCGATCTGATCGAGGATCAAATGTATCCGCTGACGTTGCGCGGGCTTGAGGAAGGGATGCGGTTTCTTTCCAAATAA
- a CDS encoding AAA family ATPase: protein MKFEGTQAYVATDDLKLAVNAAITLERPLLVKGEPGTGKTMLAEQLAESFGAKLITWHIKSTTKAHQGLYEYDAVSRLRDSQLGNEKVHDVRNYLKKGKLWEAFESEERVILLIDEIDKADIEFPNDLLQELDKMEFYVYEIDETIKAKKRPIIIITSNNEKELPDAFLRRCFFHYIAFPDRTTLQKIVDVHYPDIKKDLVSEALDVFFDVRKVPGLKKKPSTSELVDWLKLLMADNIGEAVLRERDPTKAIPPLAGALVKNEQDVQLLERLAFMSRRGTR from the coding sequence ATGAAGTTCGAAGGCACCCAGGCCTACGTCGCCACCGATGACCTGAAGCTGGCGGTCAACGCCGCCATCACCCTGGAGCGGCCGCTGCTGGTCAAGGGTGAACCGGGCACCGGCAAGACCATGCTCGCCGAGCAACTGGCCGAGTCGTTCGGTGCCAAGCTGATCACCTGGCACATCAAATCCACCACCAAGGCCCATCAGGGGCTGTACGAGTACGACGCAGTCAGCCGTCTGCGCGACTCGCAGCTGGGCAATGAAAAAGTTCACGACGTGCGCAATTACCTGAAGAAAGGCAAGCTCTGGGAAGCGTTCGAGTCCGAGGAGCGGGTGATTCTGCTGATCGACGAAATCGACAAGGCTGACATCGAGTTCCCTAACGACTTGCTGCAAGAACTCGACAAGATGGAGTTCTACGTTTACGAGATCGACGAGACCATCAAGGCCAAGAAGCGCCCGATCATCATCATTACCTCCAACAACGAGAAAGAGCTGCCGGACGCCTTTCTGCGCCGTTGCTTCTTCCACTACATCGCCTTTCCTGATCGCACCACCCTGCAGAAAATCGTCGACGTGCATTACCCGGACATCAAGAAGGATCTGGTCAGCGAAGCGCTCGACGTGTTCTTTGACGTGCGCAAGGTACCGGGTCTGAAGAAGAAGCCATCGACGTCGGAACTGGTCGACTGGCTGAAACTGCTGATGGCCGACAACATCGGCGAAGCGGTGCTGCGCGAGCGCGATCCGACCAAAGCCATTCCGCCGCTGGCAGGCGCACTGGTGAAAAACGAACAGGACGTGCAACTGCTTGAGCGCCTGGCGTTCATGAGCCGTCGCGGCACCCGCTAA
- the pxpB gene encoding 5-oxoprolinase subunit PxpB, which yields MNPRIEVVALDCLMLRLFDEIAEANMPWLLAATEHLRAAFGAQLIDLVPSYTTLMVHYDLTLLTPAQARELIAEALVDLSPNARSGGQCHVLPVWYDLSVGPELSLLAERSGLAVDEVIRRHSAREYQVFALGFAPGFAFMGLVEEMLATPRLSTPRKKVAAGSVGIAERQTAAYPVVSPGGWNLIGRTPAKLFDRHRDGYSLMQPGDTVRFEAVDHGEFIRLGGDDTPLEAQA from the coding sequence ATGAATCCACGGATAGAAGTGGTGGCGCTCGATTGCCTGATGCTGCGTCTGTTCGATGAAATCGCCGAAGCCAACATGCCGTGGCTGCTCGCCGCCACTGAGCACTTGCGCGCGGCGTTCGGCGCACAACTGATCGACCTGGTGCCGTCCTATACCACGCTGATGGTGCATTACGATCTGACGCTGCTGACTCCGGCTCAGGCGCGCGAATTGATCGCCGAAGCGCTGGTCGATCTGTCGCCAAATGCGCGAAGCGGTGGGCAGTGTCACGTCTTGCCGGTCTGGTACGACTTGAGTGTCGGCCCGGAACTGAGCCTGTTGGCCGAACGTAGCGGCCTCGCGGTGGACGAGGTGATTCGTCGGCACAGTGCGCGGGAATATCAAGTGTTCGCCCTTGGCTTTGCGCCGGGCTTTGCCTTCATGGGCCTGGTCGAAGAAATGCTCGCCACGCCGCGCTTGAGCACACCGCGCAAAAAAGTCGCCGCCGGCAGCGTCGGTATCGCCGAGCGGCAGACGGCGGCTTATCCGGTAGTTTCACCCGGAGGCTGGAACCTGATCGGCCGCACCCCGGCGAAACTGTTCGATCGTCATCGCGACGGCTACAGCCTGATGCAGCCTGGCGACACGGTGCGCTTCGAAGCGGTCGACCACGGCGAATTCATTCGTCTGGGCGGCGACGACACGCCACTGGAGGCGCAGGCATGA
- a CDS encoding biotin-dependent carboxyltransferase family protein, translating into MSRLTIEASTPLCLLQDAGRFGVRHLGVTQGGAADWCSMSWANWLLGNELDAVVVEITLGGFAVVAEEDCLLALAGADLGAQIDGQPQAPWCSFRLAKGRTLRFTQPLLGARAYLATPGGFTAPKVLGSSATVVREQLGGLDGMGLALAKGTVLCSSGEALTVREVPLALRPDLRMDTPLDLVLGAQIGLFSGQSLFDVFNSPWTIDSRADRMGICLLGTALQYQGAPMISEGIPLGAVQVPPDGQPIVLLNDRQTIGGYPRLGALTPLALARLAQCLPGAKVRLRPVVQDIAHREHIEYLQRFKDR; encoded by the coding sequence ATGAGTCGACTGACGATCGAAGCCAGCACACCGCTGTGCCTGTTGCAGGATGCCGGGCGCTTCGGTGTGCGACACCTGGGCGTTACCCAGGGCGGCGCGGCGGATTGGTGTTCCATGAGCTGGGCCAATTGGCTGCTTGGCAATGAGCTGGATGCAGTGGTGGTTGAAATTACGCTCGGCGGGTTTGCCGTGGTGGCTGAAGAGGATTGCCTGCTGGCGCTGGCCGGGGCAGATCTCGGCGCGCAAATCGATGGGCAACCGCAGGCGCCGTGGTGCAGTTTCAGATTGGCGAAAGGGCGAACACTGCGCTTCACCCAGCCTTTGCTCGGCGCCCGGGCCTATCTGGCGACTCCCGGTGGGTTTACTGCGCCGAAGGTGCTGGGCAGCAGTGCCACGGTGGTACGCGAACAATTGGGCGGTCTCGACGGGATGGGCCTTGCGCTCGCCAAAGGCACGGTGCTCTGTTCTTCCGGGGAAGCGCTGACGGTACGTGAAGTGCCTTTGGCGCTGCGTCCGGATCTCAGAATGGACACACCTCTGGATCTGGTACTCGGCGCACAGATCGGCCTGTTCAGCGGGCAAAGTCTGTTTGATGTCTTCAACAGCCCCTGGACAATCGACAGCCGCGCCGACCGCATGGGCATCTGCCTGCTGGGCACAGCGTTGCAATATCAGGGCGCGCCGATGATTTCCGAAGGGATTCCGCTCGGTGCGGTGCAAGTGCCACCGGACGGACAGCCGATTGTGTTGCTCAATGATCGCCAGACGATTGGCGGGTATCCGCGCCTGGGCGCGTTGACGCCGCTGGCACTGGCGCGGCTGGCGCAGTGCCTGCCGGGGGCGAAGGTGAGGTTAAGGCCGGTGGTGCAGGACATCGCACACCGCGAGCACATCGAGTATTTGCAGCGCTTTAAAGATCGCTAA
- a CDS encoding helix-turn-helix domain-containing protein produces MLPMKRPRLRSAQVLSDFRLALTFINGQELTVDLGVDIHTYPGLRPLLDREVFATAVVGDDGWIVEWLEPDIQIGADTLYMDALAQNAQDENTRIFIDWRARTGLSLSEAAEALGVSVRSISRYSNGREAVPRSLALACLGWDSLQQRSSIAAEDTGRYVVNRKT; encoded by the coding sequence ATGTTACCCATGAAACGGCCGCGTCTGCGATCTGCGCAGGTCCTGTCGGATTTCAGGTTGGCGCTGACATTTATCAATGGTCAGGAACTGACAGTTGATTTGGGGGTGGATATTCATACTTATCCAGGTCTGCGGCCACTGCTTGATCGCGAAGTCTTTGCGACTGCCGTAGTTGGCGACGATGGCTGGATAGTCGAATGGCTAGAGCCCGACATACAGATTGGCGCAGACACCTTGTACATGGATGCGCTGGCGCAAAATGCCCAGGACGAGAACACACGCATTTTTATCGACTGGCGCGCCCGTACGGGACTTTCTCTCAGTGAGGCGGCCGAGGCGCTGGGTGTGAGCGTTCGGAGCATCAGCCGTTACAGCAATGGGCGTGAGGCAGTGCCACGTTCTTTGGCGTTGGCCTGTCTGGGCTGGGATTCGCTGCAACAGCGCTCATCGATCGCGGCCGAAGACACTGGTAGATATGTCGTCAACCGCAAAACTTAA
- a CDS encoding MFS transporter: MSAPDTLPLSKPAARPGPFDWYRNINQQERRTFWSCKIGYGLDGMDTQMLSFVVPTLIAMWGITTGEAGLIHTSTLIASAIGGWVAGILSDRIGRVRTLQLTVLWFAFFTFLCGFAQNYEQLLIARTLMGFGFGGEWTAGAVLIGEVIRARDRGKAVGMVQSGWALGWGLTAILYALLFSVLPPEDAWRALFILGIVPAIFVIFVRRLVRDPEIYREAKAAQTPDNPAKFYEIFAPGMLFTTFRASLLTTGALGGYYAITSWLPTFLKNERGLSVLGTGGYLAMVIVGSYVGYVISAYLTDLLGRKKNFILFAVGSFTIVLLYTQMPVSNGVMLWLGFPLGFFASGIFSGMGAFLTELFPTRIRGSGQGFCYNIGRALAALFPLLIGLLSQKVPLSMGIGAFAAVSYGVVILAALSLPETRGKQLDAQ, encoded by the coding sequence ATGAGTGCTCCCGACACCCTCCCGTTATCCAAGCCTGCGGCGCGTCCCGGGCCGTTCGACTGGTACCGCAACATCAACCAGCAGGAGCGCCGCACGTTCTGGAGCTGCAAGATCGGCTACGGTCTGGACGGCATGGACACGCAAATGCTCAGCTTCGTCGTGCCGACGCTGATTGCAATGTGGGGCATCACTACGGGCGAAGCGGGGCTGATTCACACCAGCACCCTGATCGCGTCGGCGATCGGCGGTTGGGTCGCCGGGATTCTTTCCGACCGCATCGGCCGCGTGCGCACGCTGCAACTGACGGTGCTGTGGTTCGCCTTCTTCACTTTCCTCTGCGGCTTCGCGCAAAACTACGAACAACTGCTGATCGCCCGGACCTTGATGGGCTTCGGTTTCGGCGGTGAATGGACCGCTGGCGCGGTGTTGATCGGTGAAGTGATCCGCGCCAGGGATCGCGGCAAAGCGGTGGGCATGGTGCAATCCGGCTGGGCGCTGGGCTGGGGCCTGACAGCGATTCTGTACGCGCTGTTGTTCTCGGTGTTGCCGCCGGAAGATGCCTGGCGCGCGCTGTTCATCCTCGGCATCGTGCCGGCGATATTCGTGATTTTCGTCCGCCGCCTGGTGAGAGATCCGGAAATCTATCGCGAAGCCAAAGCCGCGCAAACCCCGGACAACCCGGCGAAGTTCTACGAGATTTTTGCTCCGGGCATGCTGTTCACCACATTTCGCGCGTCGTTGCTGACCACCGGTGCGCTGGGCGGTTATTACGCAATCACCTCCTGGCTGCCGACCTTCCTCAAGAACGAACGCGGTTTGAGCGTGCTCGGCACCGGTGGTTATCTGGCCATGGTGATCGTCGGTTCCTACGTCGGTTACGTGATCAGCGCTTATCTGACCGATCTGCTCGGGCGGAAAAAGAATTTCATTTTGTTTGCGGTCGGCTCGTTCACCATCGTTCTGCTCTACACGCAGATGCCGGTCAGCAACGGCGTGATGCTGTGGCTGGGGTTTCCGCTGGGCTTCTTCGCCTCGGGGATTTTCAGCGGCATGGGTGCGTTTCTCACTGAATTGTTCCCCACGCGGATCCGCGGCTCGGGCCAGGGTTTCTGCTACAACATCGGCCGCGCGCTGGCGGCGTTGTTCCCGCTGTTGATCGGCCTGCTCAGCCAGAAAGTGCCATTGAGCATGGGTATTGGTGCCTTCGCGGCGGTGTCTTACGGGGTAGTGATCCTGGCGGCGCTGAGTCTGCCGGAAACCCGTGGCAAGCAACTCGACGCGCAGTAA
- a CDS encoding 5-oxoprolinase subunit PxpA: protein MSRLLLNCDIGESFGNWTMGLDAEVMPFIDCANVACGFHAGDPSIMRQTVALALEHGVQIGAHPAYQDLVGFGRRSMAYSAQELQDILHYQIGALDGICKAQGGRVSYVKPHGAMYNDMMANSAQLRAVVQAVAAYDRSLPLMLMATRDNVAAQQIGDEYGVTLWFEAFADRAYDSAGRLVSRQLPGAVHHDAEKIIEQALTIAAGGELTASDGSALVLRANTLCVHGDNASSVAAVQRIRHALQQSSAS from the coding sequence GTGAGCCGCCTGCTATTGAATTGCGACATTGGCGAAAGCTTCGGCAACTGGACCATGGGTCTGGACGCCGAGGTCATGCCCTTCATCGATTGCGCCAACGTGGCCTGCGGTTTCCATGCTGGCGACCCGAGCATCATGCGCCAGACCGTGGCGTTGGCCCTTGAGCACGGCGTGCAGATCGGTGCGCACCCGGCTTATCAGGATCTGGTCGGATTCGGCCGACGTTCCATGGCCTATTCCGCGCAAGAGCTGCAAGACATCCTGCATTACCAGATCGGTGCCCTCGACGGCATCTGCAAGGCGCAGGGCGGACGCGTGAGCTACGTCAAACCCCACGGCGCGATGTACAACGACATGATGGCCAACTCGGCGCAGTTACGCGCGGTGGTGCAGGCCGTGGCCGCGTATGACCGCAGCCTGCCGCTGATGTTGATGGCAACCCGTGACAACGTCGCAGCGCAGCAGATCGGTGATGAATACGGCGTGACCCTGTGGTTCGAAGCTTTCGCCGATCGCGCCTACGACAGCGCTGGCCGGCTGGTCTCACGGCAGCTGCCGGGCGCGGTGCATCACGATGCCGAAAAGATCATCGAGCAAGCACTGACCATCGCCGCCGGCGGCGAGCTCACCGCCAGCGATGGCAGCGCCTTGGTCCTGCGCGCCAACACGTTGTGCGTACACGGCGACAACGCCAGTTCCGTGGCCGCCGTGCAGCGCATTCGCCACGCCTTGCAGCAGTCGAGTGCGTCATGA